From Nicotiana tabacum cultivar K326 chromosome 15, ASM71507v2, whole genome shotgun sequence, the proteins below share one genomic window:
- the LOC142169718 gene encoding uncharacterized protein LOC142169718 — translation MTFVYAKCSAIERLELWDHLYYLASDMELPWLVGGDFNVLLHEDEKIGGLPVHPPEYEDFAFCVNSCGLFEQGYKGSPFTWWNGRSNAECIFKRLDRIFVNLPFENMLLTIEVEHLIRTRSDHAPLLMTCGVQTNKFIKPFRFLNFWIKHATFMDVVRQKWEADFIGDPFLMFKQKIKRVKAILSK, via the coding sequence ATgacatttgtttatgcaaaatgttcaGCAATTGAGAGGTTGGAGTTGTGGGATCACTTGTATTATTTAGCAAGTGATATGGAATTACCATGGTtggtaggaggggatttcaatgtgtTATTGCATGAAGATGAGAAAATAGGGGGACTTCCAGTACACCCTCCTGAATATGAGGATTTTGCATTTTGTGTAAACTCTTGTGGTTTGTTTGAGCAAGGCTACAAAGGAAGTCCAttcacatggtggaatgggagatcCAATGCTGAGTGTATATTCAAGAGATTGGATAGGATCTTTGTGAATTTGCCATTTGAGAACATGTTGCTAACTATTGAAGTTGAGCATCTAATCAGAACTAGATCAGATCATGCACCATTGCTAATGACATGTGGGGTGCAGACAAACAAGTTTATCAAGCCTTTCAGATTCTTGAACTTTTGGATAAAGCATGCTACATTTATGGATGTGGTGAGGCAGAAATGGGAAGCTGATTTCATAGGGGATCCGTTTCTAATGTTCAAGCAGAAAATCAAGAGGGTGAAGGCAATACTCTCAAAATAG